Proteins encoded in a region of the Sander lucioperca isolate FBNREF2018 chromosome 4, SLUC_FBN_1.2, whole genome shotgun sequence genome:
- the si:ch73-6k14.2 gene encoding uncharacterized protein si:ch73-6k14.2: protein MKPRCLLSTVDRLPTINEMQESNAEDEDEDDSSHTMEEYVDSIRELSQPAPYPLHGPLRGHRRWMVRTCPGVTPVAPSTYAPWIPVELSDISLTLTDQTNCDSPLCFKQNLLDMLVAQSLFAGLV from the coding sequence ATGAAGCCCAGGTGCCTCCTCTCCACGGTGGACAGACTTCCCACCATCAACGAGATGCAGGAGAGCAATGCAGAGGATGAAGACGAGGATGATTCCTCACACACCATGGAGGAGTATGTGGACTCCATCAGAGAGCTCTCCCAGCCGGCTCCCTACCCTCTCCACGGGCCCCTCAGGGGTCACCGCCGCTGGATGGTGCGCACATGCCCCGGGGTAACACCTGTGGCTCCATCTACCTACGCACCCTGGATTCCAGTTGAACTCTCAGATATATCACTTACTTTAACTGACCAAACAAACTGCGATTCACCACTGTGTTTTAAACAGAACCTGCTGGACATGTTGGTTGCACAATCCCTGTTTGCAGGCCTGGTGTGA